One window of Myxocyprinus asiaticus isolate MX2 ecotype Aquarium Trade chromosome 4, UBuf_Myxa_2, whole genome shotgun sequence genomic DNA carries:
- the mthfd2 gene encoding bifunctional methylenetetrahydrofolate dehydrogenase/cyclohydrolase, mitochondrial isoform X1 — protein sequence MATLRALQKLCWHSHHQAYSFHMSASRKEAVVISGRRLARQIREEARADVEEWVAAGNRRPHLSVVLVGDNPASHSYVLNKTRAAADVVSSLENHNMVTLLLNVLYATTRISICSESILKPSSISEEELLDLINKLNLDHRVDGLLVQLPLPDHIDERRVCNAVCPGKDVDGFHVVNVGRMCLDQSTMLPATPWGVWEIIKRTGIPTLGKNVVVAGRSKNVGMPIAMLLHTDGRHERPGGDATVTISHRYTPEEQLRQHTKIADIIVAAAGIPNLITADMIKEGAAVIDVGINRILDPLTGKNKLVGDVDFEGVRKKASYITPVPGGVGPMTVAMLMKNTIKAAKNIILTSPQCVRMAASS from the exons AAAAGAGGCTGTTGTCATCTCAGGCAGGAGGCTGGCACGTCAGATTCGTGAGGAGGCACGTGCTGACGTGGAGGAGTGGGTTGCTGCTGGAAACCGACGGCCTCACTTAAGTGTAGTATTAGTGGGGGACAATCCAGCCAGTCACTCTTATGTTCTCAACAAGACCCGTGCAGCAGCTGATGTGG TGTCCTCTTTGGAGAACcacaatatggtcaccctactcttgaatgtactgtatgcaaCCACAAGGATAA GTATTTGCAGCGAGTCCATCTTGAAACCTTCTAGTATTAGTGAAGAGGAGCTGCTTGATCTGATCAACAAACTTAACTTGGACCACAGAGTAGATGGTCTTTTGGTACAGTTACCCCTTCCTG ATCACATTGATGAGCGACGTGTATGTAATGCTGTATGCCCAGGGAAAGATGTTGATGGTTTCCATGTGGTTAACGTTGGTCGCATGTGCCTGGACCAGTCAACTATGTTGCCTGCCACCCCTTGGGGGGTTTGGGAGATTATCAAACGTACAG GCATACCGACATTGGGTAAGAATGTGGTGGTGGCTGGTCGCTCTAAGAATGTGGGCATGCCCATTGCAATGCTGCTACACACAGATGGACGACATGAAAGGCCAGGAG GTGATGCCACAGTAACCATCTCCCACCGTTACACTCCCGAAGAACAACTCCGTCAGCACACAAAAATTGCTGACATTATTGTTGCTGCTGCAG GTATTCCTAATCTCATCACTGCTGATATGATAAAGGAGGGTGCAGCTGTTATAGATGTTGGTATCAATAGAATACTGGACCCCTTGACTGGCAAAAACAAACTTGTTGGTGATGTGGATTTTGAAG GTGTAAGAAAGAAGGCCAGTTATATCACTCCAGTTCCAGGCGGTGTTGGACCCATGACTGTAGCCATGCTAATGAAAAATACCATCAAGGCAGCAAAAAACATCATTCTAACCTCACCTCAGTGTGTGCGAATGGCAGCGTCCTCATAA
- the mthfd2 gene encoding bifunctional methylenetetrahydrofolate dehydrogenase/cyclohydrolase, mitochondrial isoform X2: MATLRALQKLCWHSHHQAYSFHMSASRKEAVVISGRRLARQIREEARADVEEWVAAGNRRPHLSVVLVGDNPASHSYVLNKTRAAADVGICSESILKPSSISEEELLDLINKLNLDHRVDGLLVQLPLPDHIDERRVCNAVCPGKDVDGFHVVNVGRMCLDQSTMLPATPWGVWEIIKRTGIPTLGKNVVVAGRSKNVGMPIAMLLHTDGRHERPGGDATVTISHRYTPEEQLRQHTKIADIIVAAAGIPNLITADMIKEGAAVIDVGINRILDPLTGKNKLVGDVDFEGVRKKASYITPVPGGVGPMTVAMLMKNTIKAAKNIILTSPQCVRMAASS, translated from the exons AAAAGAGGCTGTTGTCATCTCAGGCAGGAGGCTGGCACGTCAGATTCGTGAGGAGGCACGTGCTGACGTGGAGGAGTGGGTTGCTGCTGGAAACCGACGGCCTCACTTAAGTGTAGTATTAGTGGGGGACAATCCAGCCAGTCACTCTTATGTTCTCAACAAGACCCGTGCAGCAGCTGATGTGG GTATTTGCAGCGAGTCCATCTTGAAACCTTCTAGTATTAGTGAAGAGGAGCTGCTTGATCTGATCAACAAACTTAACTTGGACCACAGAGTAGATGGTCTTTTGGTACAGTTACCCCTTCCTG ATCACATTGATGAGCGACGTGTATGTAATGCTGTATGCCCAGGGAAAGATGTTGATGGTTTCCATGTGGTTAACGTTGGTCGCATGTGCCTGGACCAGTCAACTATGTTGCCTGCCACCCCTTGGGGGGTTTGGGAGATTATCAAACGTACAG GCATACCGACATTGGGTAAGAATGTGGTGGTGGCTGGTCGCTCTAAGAATGTGGGCATGCCCATTGCAATGCTGCTACACACAGATGGACGACATGAAAGGCCAGGAG GTGATGCCACAGTAACCATCTCCCACCGTTACACTCCCGAAGAACAACTCCGTCAGCACACAAAAATTGCTGACATTATTGTTGCTGCTGCAG GTATTCCTAATCTCATCACTGCTGATATGATAAAGGAGGGTGCAGCTGTTATAGATGTTGGTATCAATAGAATACTGGACCCCTTGACTGGCAAAAACAAACTTGTTGGTGATGTGGATTTTGAAG GTGTAAGAAAGAAGGCCAGTTATATCACTCCAGTTCCAGGCGGTGTTGGACCCATGACTGTAGCCATGCTAATGAAAAATACCATCAAGGCAGCAAAAAACATCATTCTAACCTCACCTCAGTGTGTGCGAATGGCAGCGTCCTCATAA